One genomic region from Nostoc sp. C052 encodes:
- a CDS encoding cation-transporting P-type ATPase — MPSLHQPLWALSFEEVYESLSTAANGLSQDEARERLEKFGANELPEPAHRPLWLRFADQLTHFMALLLWVAGILAFISRTPELGWAVWAVIWINAIFSFSQEFQAEKALSALKKVLPTQVKVYRDGELKEIPARELVRGDVMQLEEGDRISADARLISAESLYLDVSVMTGESLPVARSPSPVSLREAVPVRGGKTILRQGEQPLQEKVNPSEISNLVLAGSTVAAGRGVAVVYATGAQTEFGQVAHLTTVVKREPSTLEIQVARIVRIITAIAIGMGLIVFLLSYLLIGMDATESFIFAIGIIVANVPEGLLPTVTLALALGVKRMARRNALVRRLSAVETLSATTVICTDKTGTLTKNEMTVRYLWLPPQPPSNTASTNPDISTKALIEITGAGYDPTNGKVNIPSDSKIAWKAKILLIGSALCSNARLVHLNAPSRWQEIGDPTEAALLVAAAKAELNLENLQKQYPRLREIPFDSRRLMMTVVLNWQSSELWANESPHLAFTKGAPLEVLKHCHLILRDGEAQELTHDYWDEVVKANDDLARQGFRVLGLAARKGGQELLDLKAEDLEQDLIFIGLVAMFDPPRPEVSKAIAQCHQAGIKVTMVTGDYGLTAEAIARQIGLVNEQVRVVTGESMGHLSDAQLQQVVKYRFGLVFARMSPEHKLRLVQAYKDIGEIVAVTGDGVNDAPALRAANIGIAMGQNGTDVAREAADIVLTDDNFATIVVAIEQGRAIYQNIRKFMTYILASNVPEVVPFLGMVAFKIPPALTILQILAVDLGTDMVPALALGAESPEAGIMDRPPRPKQEFLLNIPLLLRAYLFLGAIEAVLSMLGFMIVWWSYGYSLANLQQVTPAILSHTADPTVTAIYRQATTMTLAAIVACQVGNLFACRSDWSSVFRQSWSNNSLLWLGISVECVALFAFIDFPPFRQVFGTASLANWHWLILLACPPILIGVEELRKLLLRNQRRGNVKRAF, encoded by the coding sequence ATGCCATCATTACACCAACCATTATGGGCATTATCATTTGAAGAGGTCTATGAATCTCTAAGCACTGCTGCCAATGGATTATCGCAGGATGAAGCTAGAGAGAGATTAGAGAAATTTGGTGCAAATGAATTGCCTGAACCCGCCCATCGTCCATTGTGGCTAAGGTTTGCTGATCAATTGACACACTTTATGGCTTTGCTGCTGTGGGTTGCAGGAATTTTGGCATTTATTTCGCGCACCCCTGAACTGGGCTGGGCAGTCTGGGCGGTGATTTGGATTAATGCCATCTTTAGCTTTTCGCAAGAGTTTCAAGCCGAAAAAGCTCTATCTGCTTTAAAAAAAGTCTTGCCGACACAGGTAAAAGTCTATCGTGATGGTGAACTCAAGGAGATTCCTGCTAGAGAACTGGTACGCGGCGATGTCATGCAATTGGAAGAAGGCGATCGCATTTCTGCGGATGCCCGTTTGATTTCGGCAGAAAGTTTATATCTTGATGTATCGGTGATGACAGGCGAATCTCTGCCTGTAGCACGAAGTCCTTCCCCTGTAAGTCTGCGTGAGGCGGTTCCGGTGCGTGGTGGCAAAACCATTCTGCGCCAAGGGGAACAGCCCTTGCAAGAAAAAGTAAATCCATCAGAAATTTCCAACCTCGTTTTAGCAGGTTCGACTGTAGCAGCAGGAAGAGGAGTGGCGGTGGTGTATGCGACGGGCGCACAGACCGAATTTGGTCAGGTGGCGCATTTAACCACGGTGGTGAAACGGGAACCAAGTACTTTAGAAATTCAAGTTGCCCGCATCGTGCGAATTATCACAGCGATCGCCATTGGTATGGGTTTGATAGTATTTTTACTTAGTTATTTGCTAATTGGCATGGATGCCACCGAGAGCTTTATTTTTGCGATCGGGATTATTGTTGCCAATGTCCCTGAAGGTTTACTGCCAACAGTAACGCTGGCATTAGCACTCGGTGTGAAACGTATGGCGCGGCGCAATGCCCTTGTAAGGCGGCTCTCGGCAGTGGAAACCCTCAGCGCTACTACAGTGATTTGCACGGATAAAACTGGCACATTGACCAAAAATGAAATGACGGTACGTTATCTCTGGCTCCCTCCTCAACCGCCATCAAATACTGCGAGTACTAATCCTGATATATCAACTAAGGCGCTGATTGAAATCACAGGTGCAGGCTACGATCCCACTAATGGTAAGGTTAACATTCCCTCGGACTCCAAAATTGCTTGGAAAGCCAAGATTTTGCTAATCGGGTCAGCACTTTGTTCTAATGCCCGTCTGGTGCATCTCAATGCGCCTAGTCGTTGGCAAGAAATTGGCGATCCGACAGAGGCGGCTCTATTAGTAGCGGCGGCCAAAGCGGAACTAAATTTAGAAAATCTCCAAAAGCAGTACCCACGCCTACGGGAAATTCCCTTTGACTCTCGCCGCCTGATGATGACTGTGGTGTTGAATTGGCAATCTTCAGAGTTATGGGCAAATGAGTCTCCTCATCTTGCTTTCACTAAAGGCGCACCATTAGAAGTGCTGAAACATTGCCATTTGATTTTGCGCGATGGTGAGGCGCAGGAGTTGACTCATGACTATTGGGATGAAGTTGTCAAAGCAAATGATGATTTAGCACGGCAAGGATTTCGGGTGTTAGGTCTGGCGGCGCGTAAAGGTGGGCAGGAATTGCTTGATCTCAAAGCAGAGGATTTAGAGCAAGACCTGATCTTCATCGGTCTGGTAGCAATGTTTGATCCGCCGCGTCCCGAAGTATCGAAAGCGATCGCCCAATGTCATCAAGCTGGAATCAAAGTAACGATGGTAACGGGTGATTATGGACTGACTGCTGAAGCGATCGCTCGCCAAATTGGTTTAGTTAACGAACAGGTGCGAGTGGTTACGGGTGAAAGTATGGGACATCTCTCCGATGCCCAATTGCAACAAGTGGTGAAATATCGCTTCGGTTTAGTGTTTGCGCGGATGTCGCCTGAACATAAATTACGATTGGTGCAAGCTTATAAAGATATCGGCGAAATTGTGGCAGTTACAGGTGATGGTGTGAATGATGCCCCCGCCTTACGAGCGGCAAATATCGGCATTGCGATGGGGCAGAACGGTACGGATGTGGCACGAGAAGCGGCAGACATTGTGCTGACCGATGATAACTTTGCCACGATTGTGGTAGCGATCGAGCAAGGACGGGCAATTTATCAAAATATCCGTAAGTTCATGACCTACATCCTCGCGTCGAATGTGCCAGAAGTCGTGCCATTTTTAGGCATGGTTGCTTTTAAGATTCCACCCGCGCTGACGATTTTGCAGATTCTTGCCGTAGATTTAGGCACAGACATGGTTCCTGCCCTAGCTCTCGGTGCAGAATCTCCCGAAGCTGGGATTATGGATCGTCCACCCCGTCCCAAACAAGAGTTTCTGCTCAATATTCCCTTATTATTACGCGCCTATCTCTTTCTCGGTGCGATCGAAGCAGTTCTATCAATGTTGGGCTTTATGATTGTCTGGTGGAGCTACGGCTATTCCTTGGCAAATTTGCAACAAGTCACACCCGCGATTCTGTCCCATACAGCCGATCCTACGGTGACGGCAATCTATCGCCAAGCAACAACTATGACTCTGGCAGCGATTGTGGCTTGTCAAGTGGGTAACTTATTTGCCTGTCGGTCTGATTGGAGTTCTGTATTCCGTCAGTCGTGGTCAAATAATAGTTTGCTCTGGTTAGGAATAAGTGTTGAATGTGTTGCTCTATTCGCATTCATCGACTTCCCACCCTTCAGACAAGTATTTGGAACGGCTTCACTAGCCAATTGGCATTGGTTGATTTTGTTAGCTTGTCCACCCATTTTGATTGGTGTAGAAGAACTTCGCAAGCTATTACTTCGTAATCAGCGACGAGGCAATGTTAAAAGAGCTTTTTAG
- a CDS encoding PspC domain-containing protein — MIYYPLILILLFVGPALSSIAIRRSFTMRGHLILLGIIIFYGILPLLLAWGGMGLAERFGCQSETIIFRCPNPSWLGELVTGMVFAHWLAIFTIPSAILGSIGLIISLIVKLNPSRTKVNISDKPTAVFYRSRRHKVISGVCAAMPSAGFANAQRWKLPVQGVRIVTVALAVIIPGLVWLLYLWLWLALPLEPPIESHLVSD, encoded by the coding sequence ATGATTTACTATCCTTTGATTTTGATACTGTTGTTTGTTGGCCCAGCGCTTTCTTCGATTGCAATTCGGCGATCTTTTACGATGCGTGGACACTTAATTTTGCTTGGCATAATAATCTTCTACGGGATTTTACCCCTCCTACTAGCTTGGGGAGGAATGGGTTTGGCTGAACGCTTTGGTTGTCAGTCAGAAACTATCATCTTTCGTTGTCCTAACCCTTCCTGGCTTGGAGAACTAGTTACAGGGATGGTTTTTGCCCATTGGTTGGCGATTTTTACCATCCCATCGGCTATTTTAGGTTCTATAGGATTGATTATTTCTTTAATTGTAAAACTTAATCCATCGCGCACAAAAGTAAATATTTCAGACAAACCAACTGCTGTTTTTTACCGTAGTCGTCGCCACAAAGTAATTTCAGGAGTGTGTGCAGCGATGCCTTCGGCCGGCTTCGCCAACGCACAGCGCTGGAAACTGCCAGTTCAAGGAGTGCGGATTGTCACAGTTGCTTTAGCAGTTATCATCCCTGGACTTGTTTGGTTACTGTACCTTTGGCTTTGGTTGGCGTTACCATTGGAGCCGCCAATCGAATCCCATTTAGTTAGTGATTGA
- a CDS encoding cation-translocating P-type ATPase produces MVSTVDLNTVDGLSEQEAIARLKQDGYNELPSSRSRSILSFAWETVQDPIFLLLVGGGIIYWILGDLQEALILLGFVFFITGISLYQEGKTEHALEALRDLSSPRALVIRDGERKRIAGREVVRGDVLVLAEGDRVPADAMVLSCTNFSTDESLLTGESLPVRKIAAAGTVEMARPGGDELPFVYSGTLVVQGQGIAQVQAVGAQTEMGKIGNALQKVKPEPTPLQQEMTRLVSRLFGIALLLCVAIVVIYGITRGDWLKGFLAGITLAMAILPNEFPVVVTIFLALGAWRISQKHVLARRASAVETLGSATVLCVDKTGTLTLNQMAVQQLFAYNHAENPHPYNLELHLRESLPETVHELVEFCILASQRDPFDPMEKAFKELGDRYLAHTEHLHNDWILLREYPLSPHLLAMSHVWQSADGKQYEIAAKGAPEAIADLCHFTPQQQRIMATQISEMANQGLRVLGVAKASLVDAPPLFLPPHPSLNPNHLPDEQHDFPFQFLGLVGLSDPVRPNVAAAIQECYTAGIRVVMITGDYPGTAQTIARQIGLMQMGAILTGAELDLMSEAELEQRIQSTNIFARAVPEQKLRLVNALKAKGEVVAMTGDGVNDAPALKSAQIGIAMGQRGTDVARESAALVLLDDDFSSIVQAVKLGRRIFDNLRKAMAYLLAIHIPIAGMSLIPVLFKLPLVLLPVHVAFLHLIIDPACSIVLEAEPAEATVMQRPPRNPKEPLFGRKTLGLAVLQGVGILVIVLVIFVVALYRRQGEFDARALTFTTLILANLGLILSESSSSRLSLKILKSPNNALWWVIGGGLAFLAIVLYVPFLRQLFSFSFLHPIDLAICLGGGAIALLWFEQLKFLNRPQRVVQSKSRKPIEGNL; encoded by the coding sequence ATGGTTTCCACCGTCGATCTCAATACCGTGGATGGCTTATCTGAGCAAGAGGCGATCGCTCGGCTCAAACAGGATGGCTACAATGAACTCCCCTCCTCGCGATCGCGGAGTATTTTATCGTTCGCTTGGGAAACCGTTCAAGATCCGATCTTCCTCTTGCTAGTCGGTGGTGGTATCATCTATTGGATTTTAGGCGATCTACAAGAAGCCCTGATTTTGCTGGGTTTCGTCTTCTTCATTACCGGGATTAGCCTTTACCAGGAAGGGAAGACTGAACACGCCCTAGAAGCCTTGCGCGACCTTTCCAGTCCTCGCGCCTTGGTGATTCGGGATGGAGAGCGAAAACGAATTGCAGGGCGAGAAGTCGTTCGGGGAGATGTCTTAGTGTTGGCAGAAGGCGATCGCGTTCCTGCCGATGCAATGGTACTATCTTGCACAAATTTTTCAACCGATGAGTCATTATTAACCGGGGAATCACTACCTGTTCGCAAAATTGCTGCCGCCGGTACCGTGGAAATGGCACGTCCAGGGGGAGATGAGTTGCCCTTTGTATATTCTGGAACCTTGGTAGTTCAGGGACAGGGAATTGCTCAAGTCCAAGCGGTGGGCGCTCAAACAGAGATGGGCAAGATTGGCAACGCCTTGCAAAAAGTGAAGCCGGAACCGACCCCCCTACAACAAGAAATGACTCGGTTGGTGAGCCGTCTGTTTGGCATCGCTTTATTATTGTGTGTGGCGATCGTTGTTATTTATGGAATCACGCGAGGAGATTGGCTCAAAGGATTTCTCGCAGGTATCACCCTAGCGATGGCAATTTTGCCGAATGAATTTCCGGTTGTCGTGACGATTTTCTTAGCATTGGGAGCATGGCGCATTTCTCAGAAACACGTTTTAGCTCGTCGCGCTTCCGCCGTGGAAACCTTGGGTTCGGCAACGGTTCTGTGTGTGGATAAAACCGGGACGCTGACGCTAAATCAGATGGCAGTACAACAGCTATTTGCATACAACCATGCAGAAAATCCTCACCCATATAATTTGGAATTGCATTTACGAGAGTCTCTCCCCGAAACGGTTCATGAATTAGTCGAGTTCTGCATTTTGGCGAGTCAGAGAGATCCTTTTGATCCAATGGAGAAAGCGTTTAAAGAATTGGGCGATCGCTATCTGGCACATACCGAACATCTGCACAACGATTGGATACTGTTGCGAGAATACCCGCTCTCACCACATCTATTGGCAATGTCTCACGTTTGGCAATCAGCCGATGGCAAGCAGTATGAAATTGCAGCCAAAGGAGCGCCGGAAGCGATCGCGGATCTCTGTCATTTCACGCCCCAACAGCAGAGAATTATGGCAACCCAAATCAGTGAAATGGCAAATCAAGGATTGCGTGTGTTAGGCGTTGCCAAAGCCTCTCTTGTTGATGCGCCACCGCTATTTTTGCCGCCTCATCCGTCCCTCAATCCAAATCATTTACCCGACGAGCAACATGACTTTCCTTTTCAATTTCTCGGATTAGTTGGACTGTCCGATCCAGTGCGTCCAAATGTTGCGGCGGCAATTCAAGAATGTTATACCGCAGGTATTCGAGTAGTTATGATTACGGGTGATTATCCCGGAACGGCTCAAACTATTGCCCGTCAGATTGGATTGATGCAAATGGGAGCTATTCTGACGGGAGCAGAATTGGATCTCATGAGTGAGGCTGAACTCGAACAACGTATTCAAAGTACAAATATCTTTGCACGAGCCGTTCCCGAACAAAAATTGCGCTTGGTTAATGCTTTGAAAGCCAAGGGTGAAGTCGTTGCCATGACAGGGGATGGTGTGAATGATGCCCCGGCTCTCAAATCTGCCCAAATCGGGATTGCGATGGGACAGCGAGGCACAGATGTTGCTCGTGAGTCGGCGGCGTTAGTGTTATTGGATGATGATTTTTCGTCCATTGTGCAAGCAGTGAAACTGGGACGGCGAATTTTTGATAATCTCCGTAAAGCAATGGCATATCTGCTAGCGATTCACATTCCGATCGCTGGGATGTCTTTGATTCCAGTGTTATTTAAGCTGCCGTTAGTATTACTTCCCGTTCACGTTGCCTTTCTACATTTAATTATTGATCCAGCTTGCTCCATCGTTTTAGAAGCCGAACCCGCAGAAGCAACGGTGATGCAGCGTCCTCCCCGCAACCCCAAAGAACCATTATTTGGCAGGAAAACTTTGGGTTTGGCAGTACTGCAAGGGGTGGGAATTTTGGTAATTGTTCTCGTCATCTTTGTGGTTGCGTTATATCGCAGACAAGGGGAATTTGATGCCCGTGCGTTAACGTTTACGACGTTAATTTTGGCAAATTTAGGATTAATTTTGAGCGAAAGTTCTTCATCTCGCCTCAGCCTAAAAATCTTGAAATCTCCCAATAATGCCCTTTGGTGGGTGATTGGTGGGGGACTGGCTTTTCTAGCGATCGTTTTGTATGTCCCGTTCTTGCGTCAATTGTTTAGCTTCTCCTTCTTACACCCAATCGACTTGGCAATTTGTTTGGGGGGTGGGGCGATCGCTCTGCTTTGGTTTGAACAGTTAAAGTTTCTCAATCGACCCCAACGAGTTGTTCAATCTAAATCAAGAAAACCTATCGAAGGAAATCTATAA
- a CDS encoding Crp/Fnr family transcriptional regulator has product MLSPVLTVSIFQKQSGPKVFSAGQVIFEEGQPGDEMYGILEGEIDILVNGKIVETIETGEVFDVGVLVGVKNRTYTAIAKVDTKLVFLNEEEFLFAVQETPMFAVEVMKSYSKRLSRLQHLV; this is encoded by the coding sequence ATGCTAAGTCCTGTGTTAACAGTCAGTATCTTTCAAAAACAATCCGGCCCTAAAGTATTTTCAGCAGGCCAAGTCATCTTTGAAGAAGGACAGCCTGGGGATGAAATGTATGGGATTCTCGAAGGAGAGATAGATATATTAGTCAATGGCAAGATTGTAGAAACCATTGAGACGGGTGAAGTTTTTGATGTCGGGGTACTTGTAGGAGTTAAAAATAGAACTTATACAGCGATCGCCAAGGTAGATACCAAATTGGTTTTCCTTAATGAGGAAGAGTTTCTCTTTGCTGTTCAGGAAACACCCATGTTTGCCGTAGAAGTGATGAAAAGTTACTCAAAGCGTCTGAGTCGCTTGCAGCATCTGGTCTAA
- a CDS encoding site-specific integrase, giving the protein MVNNPQFDNLPPIKLIHIQDQAPSTLQGESRSRAGKIAAPTDIRWIKVLEFLRSNNLAPNSRKLYERELKRFLAWSELHYHELRPRHLALYKEYLRDEILTDAGKPLSKSSINAGVAALKSFFKWICYTYPEIIATNPTLGIKLEKVPLPPAQSLTPEEMERVWSALELLGETKQRDTALVHILSHGLRAGEVVQLNVGSFDGKLLFLPDTKTNEPRLVPLRKESREVLAEYLRSREQQGEVLNNLSPLMISHHASYKGERLSYHGIYFAVEKIGEIAHIEDLHPHSFRHTYATDLLLLGVDPSHARKLTGHQSEKAFRRYTLRSEQEAAIAAYYRAIGEEVE; this is encoded by the coding sequence ATGGTAAATAATCCTCAGTTTGACAACCTACCGCCAATCAAGTTGATCCACATACAGGATCAAGCACCATCAACCCTACAGGGAGAATCTAGAAGCAGGGCAGGAAAAATAGCTGCACCCACAGACATACGGTGGATAAAAGTACTGGAGTTTTTACGCAGCAACAATCTCGCACCCAACAGCCGCAAACTCTACGAACGCGAACTCAAAAGGTTTTTGGCTTGGAGTGAACTACATTATCATGAACTGCGTCCACGTCACCTTGCGCTATATAAAGAATATCTCCGTGATGAAATACTTACTGATGCTGGTAAACCGCTTTCTAAAAGCAGCATCAATGCAGGAGTCGCAGCACTCAAAAGCTTTTTCAAATGGATATGTTACACGTATCCTGAAATTATTGCTACTAATCCGACACTGGGGATTAAACTGGAAAAAGTACCACTGCCACCAGCCCAGAGTTTAACCCCAGAAGAGATGGAACGGGTTTGGTCAGCGTTGGAATTATTGGGAGAAACAAAGCAACGGGATACAGCACTCGTTCACATTCTCAGTCATGGGCTGCGTGCTGGGGAAGTTGTACAGCTAAATGTTGGGTCATTTGATGGCAAGCTGCTATTTTTACCAGACACCAAAACCAATGAACCACGCTTAGTTCCACTGCGAAAAGAGAGTCGGGAAGTTTTAGCAGAGTATTTGAGATCGCGCGAACAGCAAGGAGAGGTGTTAAACAACCTTAGTCCCCTGATGATTTCACACCATGCTTCGTACAAAGGTGAACGCTTAAGTTATCACGGCATTTACTTCGCTGTAGAAAAAATTGGTGAAATAGCTCACATTGAGGATTTACATCCTCATTCCTTTCGACATACTTACGCTACTGACTTATTGCTATTAGGAGTTGACCCCAGCCATGCACGAAAATTAACAGGGCATCAAAGCGAGAAAGCGTTTCGGCGCTATACCCTTCGCAGCGAACAAGAAGCTGCGATCGCAGCTTACTATCGCGCGATTGGAGAGGAAGTGGAATAG
- a CDS encoding chloride channel protein, whose product MLARGKILWLRLSRQLVQPRRLAFVEACLIGLVSGLAAVLLGQAVDWAGALRVRVSYHWPAYLVLPGIGLIGGILAGWLVERFAPEASGSGMSEVKAVLARVPMPLNLRIALVKLISATLVLGSGMPLGREGPTVQIGAALANQLSNWVPTSPEHRRQLIAAGAGAGLAAAFNAPIAGVLFVVEELLQDVSGITLGTAILASFIASVISRLYGSHNLDLNHLNLGLPDTTFFAQEIPFYLILGVLAGLLGILFNKGILESLAINRRLLHVSLPWRIGIAGLVSGLAIAFLPAAFRDHAGLREILLAGNANWSFAAIALLVQFTLIVFTYGSGAPGGLLVPTLVLGAALGYLVGAVEHSLLGMSAATVYAHVGMAAFFSAVSKVPITAVVIVFEMTTDFNLVLPLMIASVVAYLVAEKIDHRSLYDLLLEWKGIHITKEPSTEGLLAQLSAVDVMQRRVETLSSQMSTDEAVQAFSHSHHRNFPVLENGKVVGIVTQKDLVNIASQQLSGDTTISEIMTPEPVTVTPTATLAHVLHILNRYHLSCLPVTEGRKLIGIITRSDIIRVEAEQLSGNSEQIERKSAPSYVVYQTRAPATGKGRLLVPLSHPQTAETLLEMAVAIAKDRNYEIECLQVIIVPSGRIPSETPVQISKSLQLLQRAILLGENSRIPVHTQIRVAHNVAGAILETVKERHIDLVLMGWKGSTSTPGRVFSRVVDTIIRQAGCDVILAKLDDKRSFDRWLLPMAGGPNSSQAIKLLPALASLSTSPQIKLCQVFQPTNSIPDTTLLDKSVHFLQRRVSGKVMATPVRANSVSDAVLKCAELDNSDVIVLGASRESLLQQAIQGNIAENISRKSNCTVIMVKT is encoded by the coding sequence ATGTTAGCCAGAGGTAAAATTCTCTGGTTGAGGCTTTCCCGTCAGTTGGTTCAACCGAGGCGCTTGGCTTTCGTGGAAGCTTGCCTGATTGGTCTAGTTTCTGGGTTAGCGGCAGTTCTGTTAGGACAGGCAGTGGATTGGGCTGGTGCATTGCGAGTACGTGTTTCTTACCATTGGCCTGCCTACTTAGTGTTACCGGGTATTGGACTGATAGGAGGAATCTTAGCTGGTTGGCTAGTAGAACGCTTTGCACCTGAAGCATCAGGTAGTGGGATGTCTGAAGTGAAGGCGGTATTAGCTCGTGTGCCGATGCCGTTAAATCTGCGAATTGCTTTGGTGAAGTTGATCAGTGCGACATTAGTGTTGGGTTCAGGAATGCCTTTGGGACGGGAAGGGCCAACTGTCCAAATTGGGGCAGCTTTGGCAAATCAACTTAGTAACTGGGTACCGACTTCACCAGAGCATCGTCGCCAACTCATCGCCGCCGGAGCCGGGGCAGGATTAGCTGCGGCTTTTAATGCACCGATCGCAGGTGTGCTTTTTGTAGTGGAAGAATTACTCCAAGATGTGTCAGGTATCACCCTTGGTACTGCGATTTTGGCTTCTTTCATCGCTTCAGTCATCTCTCGGCTTTATGGTAGCCACAACCTGGATCTAAATCATCTAAATTTAGGTCTTCCCGATACAACTTTCTTCGCTCAAGAAATCCCTTTCTACTTGATTTTAGGAGTACTGGCGGGACTTCTAGGTATTCTATTTAATAAAGGTATCCTTGAGAGTCTAGCAATTAACCGCCGCCTGCTACATGTGAGTTTACCCTGGCGAATTGGAATTGCTGGGTTAGTCAGTGGTTTGGCGATCGCTTTTTTACCTGCTGCCTTTCGGGATCATGCTGGGTTGAGAGAAATTTTGCTTGCGGGTAATGCTAACTGGTCATTTGCAGCGATCGCTCTTTTAGTTCAGTTTACCCTAATTGTTTTTACCTACGGCTCTGGAGCGCCAGGGGGTTTACTAGTTCCCACCTTAGTCTTGGGAGCTGCCCTTGGTTACTTAGTGGGTGCTGTCGAACACAGTTTACTGGGAATGAGTGCTGCAACAGTCTATGCTCATGTCGGCATGGCTGCCTTTTTTAGCGCTGTCTCCAAAGTACCAATTACAGCAGTTGTCATTGTATTTGAGATGACTACAGATTTTAATCTGGTGCTACCGCTAATGATTGCCTCTGTGGTTGCCTATTTAGTAGCAGAAAAAATTGACCATCGATCGCTCTACGATCTTCTACTCGAGTGGAAAGGGATTCACATCACCAAGGAGCCTAGCACAGAGGGACTTCTAGCGCAACTCAGTGCCGTAGATGTGATGCAACGGCGTGTGGAAACTCTCTCTAGCCAAATGAGTACTGATGAAGCAGTACAGGCATTTTCTCACTCTCACCATCGCAACTTCCCAGTTTTAGAGAATGGTAAAGTTGTTGGCATTGTCACTCAGAAAGATTTAGTTAATATTGCATCGCAACAGTTAAGTGGAGATACAACTATTAGCGAGATTATGACACCAGAGCCAGTGACAGTAACTCCCACAGCTACACTGGCTCATGTACTGCATATACTTAATCGTTATCATCTCAGCTGCTTACCTGTTACAGAAGGTCGCAAGCTCATAGGAATTATTACTCGTAGTGATATTATCCGTGTAGAAGCAGAGCAACTCAGTGGTAATAGCGAACAAATAGAACGTAAATCAGCACCTTCTTATGTGGTTTACCAAACTCGCGCTCCAGCTACAGGTAAAGGAAGATTGTTAGTACCGCTTTCACATCCTCAGACAGCCGAGACTTTACTAGAAATGGCAGTTGCGATCGCCAAAGATCGCAATTACGAAATAGAATGCCTACAAGTGATTATCGTTCCGTCTGGCCGCATCCCATCGGAAACACCAGTACAAATCAGTAAAAGTCTTCAACTTTTGCAACGGGCAATACTTTTAGGAGAGAATTCGCGGATTCCCGTTCATACCCAGATCCGAGTTGCCCATAATGTTGCTGGGGCAATTTTGGAGACTGTCAAAGAACGACACATTGACTTGGTGCTGATGGGATGGAAAGGCAGTACATCAACTCCTGGTAGAGTTTTTAGCCGAGTGGTGGATACGATAATTCGACAGGCAGGTTGTGATGTTATCTTGGCTAAATTAGATGATAAAAGATCCTTTGACCGTTGGTTGTTGCCAATGGCAGGTGGCCCTAACTCCAGCCAAGCAATTAAGTTATTACCTGCTCTGGCTTCTCTAAGTACATCGCCCCAAATCAAGCTATGTCAGGTTTTCCAGCCTACTAACTCGATTCCTGACACAACATTATTAGATAAATCTGTTCACTTTCTGCAACGCCGAGTTAGCGGTAAAGTGATGGCTACTCCAGTTCGTGCCAATTCTGTTTCTGATGCTGTCCTCAAGTGTGCTGAACTTGATAACAGTGATGTGATTGTTCTGGGAGCTAGCCGTGAAAGTTTACTACAACAAGCGATTCAAGGAAATATTGCCGAGAATATTTCTCGAAAGAGTAATTGTACAGTTATCATGGTCAAAACTTAA
- the rppA gene encoding two-component system response regulator RppA, which yields MRLILVEDEADLGAAIKQVLSHEAYIVDWFLDGTQAWQYLETSWTEYTLAIFDWMLPGVSGIELCKWLRSRQLTLPVLMLTAKDRMEEKIIGLDSGADDYLVKPFDMAELLARLRALQRRSSYVGATLTPQVQPRRLQVGCLTLNYSTHQLTRQYSHGENQVFSLTVKEFQLLEYFMRHPNQIVSRDQIINQLWEIGAEPVSNVVAAQIRLLRRKLGEEENESLIETVYGVGYRLNIPAAEISR from the coding sequence ATGCGACTGATATTAGTTGAGGATGAAGCAGATTTAGGCGCAGCAATAAAACAAGTCCTGAGCCATGAGGCGTATATAGTTGACTGGTTTCTAGATGGTACTCAGGCATGGCAATATTTAGAAACTAGCTGGACTGAGTACACACTTGCGATTTTTGATTGGATGCTGCCTGGAGTTTCGGGGATAGAGTTGTGTAAATGGTTGCGATCGCGCCAATTAACTCTGCCTGTATTAATGCTAACGGCTAAAGACCGAATGGAGGAAAAGATTATTGGTCTAGATAGCGGTGCAGATGATTATTTGGTTAAACCCTTTGATATGGCAGAACTGCTGGCAAGATTGCGGGCATTGCAACGGCGATCCTCTTACGTAGGAGCAACGCTGACACCTCAAGTCCAACCCCGACGCTTACAAGTAGGTTGCCTGACTCTCAATTACAGCACTCATCAACTTACTCGCCAGTATAGTCACGGAGAAAATCAAGTATTCTCTTTAACTGTCAAGGAATTTCAATTGTTGGAATATTTCATGAGACATCCTAACCAAATTGTCAGCCGCGACCAAATTATTAATCAGCTTTGGGAAATTGGTGCAGAACCAGTTAGTAATGTCGTAGCAGCACAAATTCGCTTATTGAGACGCAAATTAGGAGAAGAAGAGAACGAATCTTTAATTGAAACTGTTTATGGTGTGGGCTATCGTCTCAATATTCCAGCTGCGGAAATAAGCAGATGA